One genomic region from Bacilli bacterium encodes:
- a CDS encoding helix-turn-helix transcriptional regulator → MFGIKEQLGMRIVYLRKNRHWSQEELAFRSGINKNYLSDLENGRRNPSLTVISRIAAALGVSLSELFKGLEDL, encoded by the coding sequence GTGTTTGGTATCAAAGAACAATTGGGCATGAGAATTGTCTATCTGCGTAAGAACCGGCATTGGTCACAGGAAGAGTTGGCTTTTCGCTCCGGCATAAATAAAAATTATCTTTCGGACTTGGAAAATGGCCGGCGCAACCCATCATTGACGGTCATCAGCCGGATTGCGGCCGCACTGGGAGTTTCTCTTTCCGAACTGTTTAAAGGCTTAGAAGATCTTTAA
- the whiA gene encoding DNA-binding protein WhiA, producing the protein MFDYISFTMMVKEDIVRPKEEGETKYALARKKAILSAFMRMNGSLSIAARQARLLLRTENAKVAKYIYSLIKEFYGIDPSFHYQKNMHFKKNTYYIIAIEDRVDFILEDLSISFPGGAIDRKIVYSDDTASGYATGAFLARGSVNSPKSGNYHLEIATKDEVLANKLCRLIERFHHANFTPKVIQRRDYHVVYLKKSDQIGEFLIFIGATASSLQYENVRIDRDMQNASQRMALCDEHNYQRTLSSAQNQIADIKLIEQKIGFNHFDNPKLRLLCELRLNYEDANMQELADRMTEKLATERPISKSNVAHLFRSLNKIAENYRRGK; encoded by the coding sequence ATGTTTGATTATATTTCCTTTACGATGATGGTTAAAGAAGACATCGTACGTCCCAAAGAAGAGGGCGAGACTAAATATGCTTTAGCGCGGAAAAAAGCTATTCTTTCCGCCTTTATGCGGATGAACGGTTCGCTGTCGATCGCAGCGCGCCAAGCGCGCCTTTTGCTACGAACAGAAAACGCCAAAGTGGCAAAATATATTTACTCTTTAATAAAAGAATTCTATGGAATCGACCCATCCTTTCATTATCAAAAAAATATGCATTTTAAGAAGAATACATATTACATTATTGCAATTGAAGACCGGGTGGATTTTATTCTTGAAGATTTATCAATATCCTTTCCAGGTGGAGCGATTGATCGAAAAATTGTCTATAGCGACGATACGGCCAGCGGTTATGCAACCGGAGCTTTTTTGGCTCGGGGCTCGGTTAATTCGCCAAAAAGTGGCAATTATCATTTAGAAATAGCAACTAAAGACGAAGTTTTAGCCAACAAACTTTGCCGCCTTATCGAACGTTTTCATCATGCCAATTTTACGCCCAAAGTCATTCAAAGACGCGATTACCATGTGGTATATTTGAAAAAAAGCGACCAAATTGGGGAATTTCTGATCTTTATTGGGGCGACAGCTTCCTCCCTGCAATATGAGAATGTGCGCATTGATCGCGATATGCAGAATGCTTCACAAAGAATGGCGCTTTGTGACGAGCATAATTATCAGCGAACTCTGTCTAGTGCCCAAAATCAGATTGCCGATATAAAACTGATTGAACAAAAAATCGGCTTTAATCACTTTGATAATCCTAAATTGCGGCTTCTTTGCGAACTTCGACTGAACTACGAAGATGCTAATATGCAAGAATTAGCCGATCGCATGACGGAAAAATTGGCAACTGAGCGACCTATTTCCAAAAGCAACGTAGCCCATCTATTTCGCAGTCTGAATAAGATTGCAGAAAATTATCGGCGAGGAAAATAG
- the rapZ gene encoding RNase adapter RapZ: MKKQLVILTGLSGAGRSTASFVLEELKYRVIDNLPAELIESLLSLLINEPSHHSAKTAITINIMEAEKLILSLKNSKDFDIKLFLFVASKEDIISRYKLTRHSHPLQVNGLSLEDGIDKEMQMETRIREQADFFIDTSNMRVIDLRKQMFSILKNSKTPAIKINLVSFGFKYGLPLNADIVFDARLLPNPFYIPELRNKTGKDQAVVKFLNNQSQSEELINRIFSYLTFYLSKASDEARGMIVVAIGCSGGQHRSVYCVEKVAEKLKGTFSISATHRDLRRGER; the protein is encoded by the coding sequence ATGAAAAAACAACTGGTTATTTTAACGGGATTAAGTGGCGCGGGACGTTCGACCGCCTCTTTTGTGCTGGAAGAATTAAAATATCGAGTTATTGATAATTTACCGGCGGAACTGATTGAAAGCCTACTGAGTCTTTTGATTAACGAACCCAGTCATCATAGTGCCAAGACCGCCATAACGATAAACATTATGGAAGCGGAGAAACTTATTCTATCGCTCAAAAACAGCAAAGATTTCGATATAAAATTATTTTTGTTCGTGGCATCTAAGGAAGATATTATTAGCCGATATAAGTTAACCCGGCATTCACATCCGCTTCAAGTCAACGGATTGTCGCTTGAGGACGGAATAGATAAAGAAATGCAAATGGAGACTCGGATTCGTGAGCAAGCGGATTTTTTTATCGATACCAGTAATATGCGAGTCATTGATTTGCGGAAGCAAATGTTTTCAATACTAAAGAATTCAAAAACTCCGGCCATTAAAATCAATCTTGTCTCTTTTGGCTTTAAATATGGACTTCCTTTAAATGCCGACATTGTTTTCGATGCACGATTATTACCGAATCCGTTTTATATTCCTGAGCTAAGAAACAAAACAGGAAAAGATCAAGCGGTTGTGAAATTCTTGAACAATCAAAGTCAAAGCGAAGAATTGATCAATCGCATTTTCTCATATCTTACCTTTTATTTATCGAAGGCGAGCGACGAGGCTCGGGGAATGATTGTGGTGGCAATTGGGTGCAGCGGTGGTCAGCATCGTTCGGTTTATTGCGTTGAAAAAGTGGCGGAAAAATTAAAGGGAACATTTTCTATATCAGCCACACATCGCGATCTTAGACGGGGTGAGCGCTGA